tatgggatgatcagctgtgaatgactttgttattctttattactttttgttttgggggagagatctttcttttgcaacatgacttttatgttAAAGTTTTGCAAAGCTTCACATGGAccttctcaatgagtggggggagaggaagaaaaagggagaatctgaaactcaaaatttcaaaaacaaatgttaaaaaaattgttttacatgcaactggggaaaatttcaaaaattaaatttaaaacaactggggaggggggaagggccTGGTGGAGAATTGTCTTTGCAATAAGCATTTGAGGGACTACCCTGTGCAGGGCTCTCATTATAATAATAAAGGCACTAAGAACTGCTCTTATTTACTTTCCACTGAGTAACCTAACATGTACAGAAGACTAGACAGAATACCAATGGAATATgcacaaaataaattttggaagGCAGGGCTGAGAACACTTAATCCGAGGGTTCAGAAAAGGTCTCCTCACACACGAGGTAGTACCTGAGCTGTTCCTTAAATTGAAGTTAGGAATCCTACCAGGTGAAGAAATCCTACCAGGCTCCTGGAGAGTACCTGTACAAATGGAGAAACCAGAAATGGGATGTCCAGGACAGGACACAATAAGTGGGACATTATGGTTCTTCCAATGTCATTAATCAAGGACCCTTTCTGTCCACTCTTTTCTCATTTCATAATCCCTCTACAACCATCATTTCCTCCTTTATTCTGATGCCCATGTACCCTTTCCAGACTTCGAAATGCACTTAGGATTTGCTCCTTCTGGTTTTCTCCAATGAATTGCCTCCacaataatttccttcttttctgattTGATCTCTACCTTTGGTttcctttcttgttatttttaacaGGTCAGTCTTCCTCAACCTTTTAAAATCCGTAATAGGTCCTgctttttctgtttatttgtcctttgtccctccctccctttcccaacCAACTCTGAAAATGTTGGTTCCATTCAGTGACTCCACTTCCTCACTGTTCTTAACCCTGTGCAATCTGGCTTCTTAAATGAGACTGcttatttgttgtttgttgttcagttgtatccaactctgtgactccatttggggttttctagccaaagatactggtttgccatttccgtctgcctattttacagatgaggaaattgaggaaaacactatcacacagctaaaaagtgtctgaggctagatttggtcTTACATTCTCCTGACCCCAGGCCTGGCCACCTAATACCTTCTCTTCAAAAGTAAGAGATCTTCTAGTAGAAGTGAGAACTTGAAAATATTGTCCCATTTCTTAGGGGCAgttgatctctttagaatatagcAAAAGGTTCGGCACTATAAAGAATCAGGGCAGAGATAGAAGCCAGAAGTCACTGAATCAGGAGATATAACAGAAGGAAAATGGAAGTTCTTAACCTAGGAGCtaagatcttattttttttccaaagattttgataactatttcactataattggtttcctttgaaattctgttTATCTTATGGATTTCAAAGCATCCTAAGAAGGGAAGGTCTCTAGGCTGAAGTAATAGCAAAAGATCTCCCAGACACCCAAAAAGCACTTGGGAGTCTTAccaaaagttttaaaacaatCTGCTCCTGGCAACTGGGTTAGAGATTATTtggttgtttgggttttttggagGCTGTCAGGGTCacctgtccagagtcacacagcaaatagGTTTTTAAGGCCAGATTGGAACTTGAGTGCTCCATaccctgtgccacctagttgcctcagtACTTATTTTTTTgggttaaattttattttcaatagaaagttctcttcatttcacctctcctccccctccaacTCCCATCTCCTattgagagaaaaacaaaacctattactAACATGTATAGTGAGAAACATTCCTACATTACTCCTATCCCCCCAAATCTGCTGATTCCATGTAATTAGAATGTAGGTAAATAGCATGTCTCATGTCCTCTTGAATCCTGATTATTGTGCTGCTCAGTTCCCAAACAATAAATccggggggcagctaggtggggctgTGGAAATTagaccagccctaaagtcagaaggacccgagttcaaatgtgacctcagacatataacacttcctagctgtgtgaccccaggcaaattacttaaccccagttgcctctgcaaaaacaaaaaaatctctaaTTGCAAAATCCAGTGACTTGTCTCAATCTCTTCACCTCTTATTCTACTCCTTGGTTTTGCAGACATTGCTCTTTCCTGGACTGTCACCTACACGtcctttctttcccaattttcctttgctggatcattcATCATCCATGTCACAGGTCTAAGGTTCTGTTCTAGACCCTCCTCTGACCTAAAGACTAAAGACCACCTCTATGAGAAAACTAGGTGCAACAGTGAGGAGATAGAAAGTACTGGGCCTCTAAAGAGATTTGAGCTCAAATGACTACAGATAACCAGTTGTTTGATCCTGGCCAAAAAATATAACTTATGcgattttttccccctcaattgtAAGGATAATTTTAGCATCTATCTGCAGGGTTGttttggaaaaaattataaagcacttagctaagcaagtgcctagtacatagactatcaattggggaatggctgaataagttatggcatatgaatgtaatggattattgttctagaagaaatgagcAGGccggatttcagaaaagcctgaaaagatatGAACTTATGCTGACTTAAGAACATTCTacataataacaagattatgtgatcaactgtgatgaacttggtttTCCTCCGCAAGGtagtaattcaagacaattccagtagcTTTGGGATTCATCACCTTCCAGACAGAACTATTGGAAACTGAATGAGGATCGAAGCATATTTTATTTGCTTCTCATGGTCTTTCCCTTTCACAAGtatgaaaatatgaatttaaaatgattgtataatcttgctttcTGGGGGAGttaaggagaaaaatttacaactcaaaagtcaaaaaaataaaaatcaatgctGAAAACTTTCCATGTGtattgagaaaaaattttaatgcttattcctttcccttccactAAGCATAAGTACCAGATTTCCATATCTTCAGTCCCAGTCTGGCATAACTACATAATCAATATTTTACTGCATATCCCAGATTCAAACTCAACATGTGTGGAGGCATATTTAAAACCCTTTCTTTTCAGTTTAACTGAAGGTATTAATAGGTCCTCCCAGACTTTTCCCCTTTAGGGAAAGTatgtaaaagaacaaaaataaaaatgctaaagtGTGTCTGTAAAATAGATTATCAAATTCAGAACAAAACACAtggaaaaaatggaggaaagaggAATTTACAAGGGGAACTTTCCTCCATTCTGAAGGGATTATGGTATTACTTAGGAGAAACATGGTAAGAGGGGGCCAAGAAGGAATTGAGCAGTTTTAAAAACTAATGCTCTAATCAGATAAAAGACTCATTGATCTTTTCCTAAATTAAAGATTCCCAAAAAGTTCCGTTATCTCGTACATTCAAAGATTTGGGAAGATAACATTTTGGACAGTAATTTATAGGATAGAAATGACTGACTCTAATGGTACCCCCCCCAAACAACAGGGCTcatctttctccctaaaacaacCTATCTTTCAAATTCTACTCCCAACCCGGTTGGACCCTCTCTGCTATTATAGCTAATCAGCAGATAGAGCAATATTACAATCCTTTGTGCATTTGCTTATGGTCTCCCTGGAAGGTAAGATGCCAAGAAGGTGGCCTCTTCCACTCCCAGCAGGCATTTAGCAGTGTATTCCTTATGCCAAGTACTACTGAGCACAAAATGCTTCACGCTTGCCGTTTCATAAATCTATATGTGAACTATAAACTCCTCAATGAGGTCTGGGTGGCCATCTCCAGGTCATAAGGAACAGCAAGTGTAATACTTGGAATCTTGGAAAGATTAAATCCAACCAAGCACTCTTAAACAGGTCTACTCTTTCCTTATTCCTTGAGACAAGGTTTCTAAGACACCTCATTCTAACTAATGCTGTGACCAGAATCGGAACTACTTTATTCTACATCCAAGTCCTCTTACCTtccagttaaaaaataaaacaaaaaaacctcaaggTCCATTTCTATCCCTGTTCTCCCCAAATCGCCCCCTCAAGTCACCAGCAGATATTAGGTTGGCAGAATCACAGAAAACCACAGTTCAGCCCTGTGAATTAATGAAGATGAATAATTAACCCAACAGCTGCTATCCTGGGCATCCCCATGGGGCTGATTAGAGAAGGGGAAATGCTGCCTTCAGCTAGACTAATCTCTGGGGGGCAAGCCTTGAAACCAACCTAGCCTGGGAGATTATACAAACAGAATCAAAGCTGGGAAACTGGGTCATGAGCAAGGAGGGATGTAATGGGTATTTTCCGGCAACTTCCCATGAAAAAACAAACCCATTCATTTCAGTCACAGCCTCCCACCCTAACAGGTCAGGTGTTAGAAAATAATCACACTTTTAATTAAGAAccttcttgtttttattgttagGATTTGGGTTACTTGAGAGGGATGAAGCGAGAGGAGTGGGTAGCTCCAATACCCGGCCGACCATGTTTCACAGGCTTataggtgatagagaattctcccAAGTAGTGTCCAATCATCTCGGGCTGAAAGACAAGATGGATAGCTCATTGTTTACAAATAAGCTGCTGTGGAGGAGGGAAGGTACATTATTCTGTCCAAGGTTACCATCTTTGTCACAAAGGCTTGTTGTGATATTGTGAGTATTAAAGAATATGGAGCATGGAGTCTGGAGAGACCTGTCTTTAGAGCTACCATTCACGACAGATTACTGAGCCTCTTTCCCCACCTGGAAAAGTGCTTACAACTCAAGTCTTTATTGTTTTACCAAGTCACAGAAGCAGCAAAAAACAGAACTGCCATTCAAGTCCAGGGCTTTGAATCCAAGTTCAGTTCTCTAAAATAAACCCCAACAATTTGTGCAGACAAATTAACTGATTGAATAAAATTTGATAGACTGAATTCATAGAAACCATGTCCTATTTTTGGCTCTGTATTCTTAAGTTGTTTTGTCTCCTCCTTAGACCAGTACTTAAAGAACTAAgtaatctcttttaaaaaagtgTTCCCCTGGCAAAGCACCTTGTGATGCACTCCAGTAGTTGATAACCACAGGATTAACAACTGACCTTgggacaattctcagatgagaaaactgaggctcagaaataaTGATCTGAGCTAATACGGTTTGGTTGTGAGTATTGTACACGAACAAGGAAGACCTGGCGATCCTTATTTATTCAGCTATTAACAGTGCCTGGGCCCTAGTATGTGGTTAATAGTTACTGATATTTCTCAGACACATACTAACAGTTgtaatcctaagcaagtcatcTAATCTCATCTGAACAGTGACTATGGAATGGATTTAACCTCGTCGGCGAGGTCTCTTCGGTCTCCACATTTCCATCTCTGCTGCGTTTGGTCGTATATATGAGAACGTTTCCGCGTGCTCTTCTCCCCTCCAGTATCGTCAGTGGAGTCCTAACACCCTCTACTAGCCAAAGGACCGGAGGGGCTGCTGGCGCTTACCTTAATTTCTACCTGATTGAAGGTCTTGCCGTTATAGACGCCTACCATGCTCCCCACCATCTCGGGCAGGATGATCATGTCTCGAAGGTGAGTCTTCACCACCTCTGGCTTTTCCATGGGGGGTGCCTCCTTCTTGGCCTTCCTCAGGCGCTTCAGGAGGGAGTGCTGCTTGCGCCGCAGACCCCGGTTGAGTCTCCGACGCTGTCGAGCACTGTACAACTGCATGAGTTGTTCACTGTAGGACATCGGGAGGAGAGAAACAAGTTAGCAGGACCACCCAGGCAATGGAGGAAAACCAAAATccaccttatttttattttggggagtGGGAAGAACAACACTAGGAGCAGAGACAACCAAATGGCACCCTTTTATAGTGGGGGACTGGGAACCAGGAAGTttggaatcctgcctcagattccCAGTCACGGGCAAGTCCTCTTATTTCTCTCAACTGCAAAATTGGAATGGCGGCACGTGGACCATGAGGTACTTGGGAGGATCAAGAGAACAGATAATGTGCTTGAAGATAAACAAAAGCCCCAGAACTCAGAAggcttccttctccttcctcagtCACACACAACTCCCCATTTCTGAGTTTTGCAAAATCTAGTTTAAATATTTCCAGGGCACAAGGATCTAATGTATTAAAAAGGTTTGACGGTGTAGAAACAACGGGGAAGCAGCAATATGGAAGAAACCACTAGAAAGGTCAGCAACATCTTTGCCCTCCCCCTAAAAACAACCCAGGAGAGCAAGCTCAGGAGGTTCGGCCAAAGGGACCAGAGATTACTTGGCCCAAATACTAATTTCACCTAAGAAAACGAGGACGAACGGAGGAGAGGGACCCTCTGGGACTCCCGGTAGTGGGCTTTTTCTGTGTACTTGAGCCAGGGCTCCGTGGGGAACAGATGGGGCTGGCGGCCCCGGCCCCAGTCCTCCTAGCTCAGGAGGAGTCACTTTTCTCCAAACTGGGTGCCCGGCTCCGGGCCGTGCGCTGCCTCCGCCCCCCCTCCTGGCGGCACTCTAGTTCTCCCGGGGAGTGAGCGGATGCGAATGGTCCGGGCACTGCTGCCGCCCGGCCGGAGACCGCCAGGGGGGGCCTCGCGAGGTCCTCTAGGAATACGGCTCAAAGCCAACAATCAAGCAACCCTGGTgtgagggatgggggaagggagggccCAGGACCACCTAGGACAACGGGCAGGCCTAGGCCCGGGTGGGGAGCCGGCTCTTACTAGGACATGTCCAGCAGCTGATCCAGGTCCACGCCGCGGTAGGTGAACTTCCGGAAGGTTCGCTTCTTCTTCTGCTCCACTTCCGCCTGTTAAGAAACGAGGACACGGGTGACTCCCCGCCCGCGGCCCCCGTGGGGCTCCCGGGAGCCCGGGTCTCTCCTCTCCCCCGCCTCCGGCCCACATAACGCCAAGGCCGCCCCGCACAGGGCCTAGGCCCGCCACACCCTCGCTGGGGACCCGGAGGACCGAGACACGGCAGGGCCTCCTGCCGACTCTGCCCGCCCTTCAAGACACGGCGGCTGAAAAGCCCCGGAGAGCCTCCTAGGGAAGCCGAAGTCTCCCGCTCCGAGCGGGCCGTCTCGATTCTGGATGGGGATGGATACAAAATGCCCGCCCGCTCTCCCCCGGTCTCTCAGCAACAGCACCTACCATCTTGTCTGCTGTTAGGAAAAGACCGCTCCCGATAGCGCAGGCGCAGATATCGCGTGACGGCACCCTACGCCGGCGTGCAGCGGTCCCGCCTACCTCTACGTCATACGCAGGCCCCCGCCTCTTCCGTTTCTCCTTCGCGGGCTGGGAGTGCGTCCCCTCCTGGCCTGGAGGCTTAAAGCGGAATGTGTAGTGTTGAGGACTTTCGAATCCTGCTTCAGAGCTTTAGGGCCGCTCGTTGAGACCCTTTGAGGTCGCGCCCCTGGGTAGAAAAAAGTCTTAACTCGTTCGGGGAGCCCCCGCAGGTCTGGTCCCGGGGGCCGAGCCGTACCCCCAGTGACCCCTAGAGCAGTTCTGGGCTCCGCCCCACGGTTCATGCCTACGTCCCAGGTTCCGGGAGCCTCTCCCAGCCCCGCCTCGGACTGGTGCGCTCGTTGGGGCCCACGTGGCCCCCTGCTCTCTCCTCGCAGGGCCGGGCCGCGAAGGCAGGTGGCCAAGGAGGGGAGCATGTGTGCGGGAGTCTCCCGGGAGCCCGGCAGCCCCAGAGGTACCTTCCTTCCTCGGGCGCAAACACGCGAGCCCGGGAGGGAGCCAGGTGTTTCCAGAACCTCTCTCCCCCGAGGTCCCGGGCCTGGGCTCGGGAGCCCGCCCCGCCCCCCGTAAGCCAATCCTCCCGAGAGACTCAGCCGAATCGAATTGAGATCCGGGCCAGCTGCGCCGAGGCTCTTACTGTGGAGCGGCGAgcgtttttttaaccttttattctaattttacttgTTCTAACGCTTATTTTAGGCATTTTTAGGTTTGCCCACAAACTGGCGGCTTAATCCAACCCCcttgtttttttagttttggaGGCAGTTGGGGCTAAATGACGTGCTCGGGATCACGGGTCACCCGACTAAGACGTCCCCGAGGTCGCACCCGAGTCTTGACTCCCGGGCCGGTACTTCAGCCACTCACCGCCCGTTTTGTTTTACGGGTTGAAAGCCAATTTAGCAATTGGACGTGATTTGGCCAATCAACGTCTAGAATTGAAAACAGGTTTGCAAATCCCTAGTTTCCGCCTGGAGGGAGTAGTGGGGGCCCAATTTCCTTGCCCGATTAATAGGTTGCTTCTGTCCTTTGGGCCCCTGGACCCCGGAGTCTCACCAGGCACCCCCCCCTCCCCGGCCACAATTCCCTCAAGAACCAAACTTAGGTTTTCTATTGCCCTGTGCCTTGTGGtaggagggaaaaaacaaaaccctggcCTGGAAAGTCCCCCTGGGGTCCCGGACTCCTGGCTCTCCAGCAGCTTGGCCCAGCCCCCTCCCAGCTCGTCCATTCCGTTTCCTAACAATGATGTTGTATAGATAGATGCATGGatttaagattttttcccttGGAGATTggctcttgttttacagatgaggggatGACCTGGGGTTTCCCGTTGTGACTCCCGTGTTCTGAAGCCTCCCTACTCGGAAGCGCTAAGAAAGTACAAGGCTTCAATTTAGCCAGGGAAGAAAACTGTCAAATGACTGAGGCTCTGAATCTTCCCTCGAACAAGATCCGTCTGACATCGAAAACACCCGAGGCTGGTGGGAAAGGTCTGTGTGCAGCCGCCGAGGACTCACATTGATGTTGCACTGCGTGGCCTTGCACAGCACTCCGGTGGGAATTTTAGCATACGGTGCAAAGTACTGTTGGCTCCCTTCTCAGCTCCGTGTTCTCTTATGTTCTCCTCTCCCCGAGGAGGTCCAGCCTTCAGACCTCACCTTTCTTCAGCATCCCTTAGCAAAGCCAGCCGTGCATTTGTTGGCCCCGTATAAGCAAAGGCTCAGAACCCCATTCCATTTGGAGAACTAGATGTCCTGGGTGTTATTGTCCAGTTCTATTTTGTGAGCAAGGGCAGGATTAAGTAAATGACTTATAAAATGCAGCAGCTGCAGATTTCTATGGAGGAGCATGAAAAGCTGGTACCAAGAAAGAACGGCCTGGTTGCAAACCAGGCTgatggaaaaactaaaaaaataaaaaaaattaaaaaaaaaaaaaaaggcaacctgCCAATCACAACTCACAGCTTCCCAGAGCATCAAAGGAGAGGTCGCAGCCCAGAACCCACATGGGAGACTATTTTAGAAAGCAGTGCTTTCTGAAGTGTCAGTCCAAGTCTGGGCAGAGATGTGCtgctttgtttttggtttgtgtttttaaaatataacaaatttccagtccCTCGAATCATATTAAGTTGGTCTAAAAGGTGAGCTACACTTAGATAATTTCTAGATACTAAATTGCACTGCAAATATGTACTTTCATGTTGATTGGTTCATGGAATTGAGTTAAAACTTGTTAAAAATGGTAGTCCCAATAACTAATTTTTCAATCATCTTTTCATGTATTACTTCAGGGAGAGGAGCCAGTCTCTGAAGTGAATTACCAAGTAGAAATGGCTTGAATGTCATGAAGACCAACCagttctattccttttttcctcctgacCTTATCTGAGTCTTTGGAGGCAGGGAAAGGGTCAAGGTACATTGGGGTTGGGGTGGGGATGGCTTGTGAGGCCCTCAGAGAGAACATTTAGAGAAATCAGAACACTAATTCCTGCTTGAAATAGGTATCTGTGGGAGTCCTTCCTACTGATGGGTGCTGTAAGACATCAAAAATGATGGCTTAGGCTGTGTCCATCTATATATCCCTTTACCTAATTTATTAAGAATCATAGGGATATGACAAAAAAAAGTATTGACATCCTTACCCTTTTCCATGTCACCTTTGGCAGCCCAGAAGGGCCTGTGGATTCCTTTTCAAAATCAGTTTTCAGTTGAAGGAATTTGCAAATTATCAGTTTAgtcaatataaaattttcccaatCTAGTACACAAAGCCTGGGGTTTAAAATTCTGCTTTGGTGCAGAAGCCAGGCAAGAGTTTttagtgacttgaccaagattgGAACCCATGTTTCCAACTGCTAGTTAAGCATTCTTTTCAACAGATACTTGTTTGCTGAGCAGATAGGTGTTAACATTTCATTGATTTCTATAGTCTTGCTAGCCTTTCTAGCCCCAATCTGAAGAAAAAGGCATTGtttccaggaagccttccttggATCTCCTAGGGCTTAGAATGAACTTTGCTCCTTGGAACTCACATAATTCTTCCATACTGCTAATGTGCTTGTATAAAAGATACAGTACTCATGACTTTCCATTGCCTATGGAAAGATCAAAAGCCACACAGTATCGTAGCTAGTACTGAGTTTagatccagcttcagatactataACCATGAGACCCTGGCCCAAATTACTTAAGCCAATAAcatataaaagattaaaaaaaaagaaaaaaaaaaaaaaaaagaaaagaaaaatcacacaGAGAATTACAAGAAATGTAATGCCCTGGTATACAAACATTAAAAGGCCTAACTAGAGAGGCAAGCCTTTAGCATACTGGGTGGACATGTGGATAAGCAGCTCAGGTAAAAACAGAATGGTTAGGCTACAATATAAAGTTATCAAGGAATTACCGTCATCTCATTAGTTCCAAGAGCAAGCCTGTAAGCTCTAAATATAATCATCTAGTACTTAGCCAATGTTGACTAACCCAAGGTAGACTTAGGCTGTCTAGcccatttccctcccccctttctagTGTTTTAGACTCCAAAGCAAGAGAAAATATTAGTTTGGCTATTTttatggggggaggaaggggaaggggaaggcagaGGTGTAAAAATCTTGTTTTGACCTGGGATTTCATTAATGAATGACCCCTGAAGTGAGCAGACTTGCCAATGAAGAATGACATTTATTTGGACATTAAGAAGTCAAGTCAGTTTATCCAGATTTCCCTGACTCAGGATAGTTGCCATTTGTGCTGGGGCAGATCATTTCCTTGAGGTACAAAATGCAGCCTCCAATTCACCTCCAACGTCCAGGGCCAAAAAACTTACAACTGACAAACTGGTGAGGTCCACAAACATCAACACTAAAGAAGTCAACAATATGTTTGGACTGGCCTTCCCTAAGGAACTGCTATTTTAAGCAAGTGCTTCTTGTCACAATGCCCCCTACCAATCAGGAGAGGTTTTCTTTCAATACTCATAGAGCAATAATCGCAGCATATTTTACCTGGAACCTGGGGTGGCATTCAATCAAGATGCTCAGGATGCCCAAGCTTTCCTAAAGCTGCCCAGAGGCAAGTCCCCCCACAATGAAAGCCTCTCCATGGGTACCAGCCAGAGTACACCGAATTTCACTGACatgcctccctccccccttcccagcACAGAATCTCAATCCCTGCCAGCTGCCTTATTCATTTGAAGATGTCTCTACACCCGTTTGAGGGCAGATACTGCAGTATTAAGTTTGTGATAGGTGGAATGGTACAAGAATTAGTGTCAGTAAACATCTAAAACCACTCTGTGAAAAATCATTAGAGTGCACAGGGAAGGTCTCAGAGGTCACCTAATCCAACCCCTTCACATTACAGATACCTGAAAGGTTTAATGAGTTGCCCATGTGTACTCAATGTGAACTTGTAGGAGGCGCAGGATTAAAATCCAAGTCTCAAAATTCATTCTATTATCTCATCATTgggatgggttttttttttttggaatatggAGTTCCCCCTAGAATCACAAGAGAAAGCTGATAGCATCTTAAGGACCCAAATTAGATCTAAATCCAACAAGAGCAACTAATTCAGACTCTTCCTCCTTTTGATGAATTGGTACTGGTCACCAGAACACAAAGCTATAGGGTAtatcccttccccaccccttcctcccaTTTACTAGTTAGGTATGTTCTTATATCCTTTGTACTTGGTGAAATGTGGTAGATGAAACTGTGTACAGCAAACTGCTGCCAGGCTATGAAATATTCAGAGAAATCTGAATGCTGTATGCTGGACTCAAGAAATAAccatttcttccccccccccccctgcccacCTAAGCAGTCAAGATCCAGATCACATCCCCCACGCTGGACACCCAGACCCACATTCCCCACCCAAACTTTGCCTAATTCCAACTGGTGCTCCTAACCCCTCCCAAGGGATCTTGCCAggcagagttggaaggaatcttttgtgatcatctagtttaactcattttataggtgaggaaacaggtGCCcatagaagggaaaggggcctacCCCAAATTCAGCCAGCTTATAAATATCACAAGGTGAGAAGTTTCTAAAGGATCAGCCCGATACCAAAGCCTTCAGGATTCCACAAGCAAGTTCAAAGGCGAAGTCAACTTTCAAGGGCCACTGTTTTTTCAAAGTGCTATCTATTCAAGACAACTGGCAGAATCTTCAAGTCTTACTTGGTCACAAGAAGGCATCTTTTGGAACCAAATTCTGCTATACATGGAGTATTGTGAGGCAGAAGGGTGAAATAGAACATTTGATTGGGAGTCAAAGCCCAAGGTTGCAATCCTCTGAAATCTATTGTGAACTTGGAAAAGTAATTcaatttctttgagcctcagtttcctcacatgtaaaatgaaggcaCTGGACAAACAGGACCATTTTCAAAGTattatgttgaatttattatatgctttaaaaaaaaaaaaaaaaaaaaaaaaacaatagccaTGAACTGTACATAACAGATTCACAGCTTCACATTATCAGTCCTTTATTTCTACTTtgtatgtagatttatttttggTGTTTATCAGATTtgagattttttctttaaaaaatgtaagatttaaaatgagaggattggactagatgacctctaaggtcccttccagctctaatctatgatcctatggttGGGGTTCCAGCAGACAATAACTAGCcttatgaccctggacaagtcatttaatcagagtctcagtttcctcatctgctaaatggGCTAATAACTTTTATCACCTACCTCATAGGACCAATTTTGAGGAAAGCActtcataaatcttaaagcactatagaaatgtaaattattattattacttgtgCATTTAATCTCCAACAGGcaccaaaatagaaacaaatcaaGATTAGACAATCCACCAAGGGTGGGTGTGTTGAGAACAACAACACTAGCAGGGAGggcagggggaaaaaatggaatacaaaCTTGTGTTTCTAATCCAAATGTACTTTTCTTTATTCAA
This sequence is a window from Sminthopsis crassicaudata isolate SCR6 chromosome 1, ASM4859323v1, whole genome shotgun sequence. Protein-coding genes within it:
- the RPS15 gene encoding small ribosomal subunit protein uS19; protein product: MAEVEQKKKRTFRKFTYRGVDLDQLLDMSYEQLMQLYSARQRRRLNRGLRRKQHSLLKRLRKAKKEAPPMEKPEVVKTHLRDMIILPEMVGSMVGVYNGKTFNQVEIKPEMIGHYLGEFSITYKPVKHGRPGIGATHSSRFIPLK